One Sphingobium sp. CAP-1 genomic region harbors:
- a CDS encoding alpha/beta fold hydrolase yields MTVRMIDVGGYRLRAVEQGVGPLVLMVHGFPGLAYSWRHQMAPLAKAGFRAVAIDSLGYGGSDRPAGQDAYTSERMQDYLLAVLNHYGADRAVIVGQDFGAQYAWNLAVRAPDRVAALIATIPYDYDLAGRAMLGAAPRLPAGEPARPEASSPDRAPSERFAAMARAHFVHFHYFGQVGPAERELAGRVPEFLARLFHELSAGGDLWRWKTMPSEGSGYLDVLPDAPPLPWPWLSKAEFDLFVAGYDHVDPMLRFIGGLNSYRTADANWTIGREWADHDVETPTLFLYGREDPSFGFFPDWEDRLRKRVPGLYDIVALPDAGHFLQQEQPAAFNRAMLDFLGRVMA; encoded by the coding sequence ATGACAGTTCGGATGATCGATGTGGGCGGTTATCGCCTGCGCGCCGTGGAACAGGGTGTTGGGCCGCTGGTCCTGATGGTCCACGGCTTTCCGGGCCTCGCTTATTCCTGGCGGCATCAGATGGCGCCGTTGGCGAAGGCGGGCTTTCGCGCGGTCGCCATCGATAGTCTGGGTTATGGCGGCAGCGACAGACCCGCCGGGCAGGATGCCTATACGTCGGAGAGAATGCAGGACTATCTGCTCGCTGTCCTGAACCATTATGGTGCGGATCGCGCGGTCATCGTTGGACAGGATTTTGGCGCCCAATATGCCTGGAATCTGGCGGTGCGCGCACCGGACAGGGTGGCCGCCCTGATCGCGACCATTCCCTATGATTATGACCTGGCCGGACGCGCCATGCTGGGCGCCGCGCCGCGCTTGCCAGCAGGTGAACCGGCCCGGCCTGAAGCGTCCTCACCGGACCGGGCGCCGAGTGAACGCTTCGCCGCCATGGCGCGGGCGCACTTCGTCCATTTCCATTATTTCGGGCAAGTGGGACCGGCCGAACGGGAACTGGCCGGGCGGGTGCCCGAATTTCTTGCACGCCTGTTCCATGAACTGTCCGCCGGGGGCGACCTCTGGCGCTGGAAAACGATGCCGTCCGAAGGCAGCGGATATCTGGATGTGTTGCCCGATGCCCCGCCGCTACCCTGGCCGTGGTTGAGCAAAGCGGAATTCGACTTGTTCGTGGCGGGCTATGACCATGTCGATCCGATGCTGCGCTTCATTGGCGGCCTTAACAGCTACCGGACCGCCGATGCCAATTGGACGATCGGCAGGGAATGGGCCGACCATGATGTCGAAACGCCTACCCTGTTCCTCTATGGTCGGGAGGACCCGTCCTTCGGTTTCTTCCCGGATTGGGAAGATCGATTGCGCAAGCGCGTACCCGGCCTGTACGATATCGTGG